From Pantoea vagans:
TTGTGCATCGTCTGCCACAGCGTTTTCGCTGGGCCAGCGATCACCACAGTGCCATTGAATCCGATGACACAATGCTGGATGAGCAGGAGTTCGTGGCGTTGCGTCTGATCAGCCATGACGGCATTCCGGCGTGGGAGATCCTGCAGCAGCTGAAAGAGGTGCTGGCGGATATTCAGGTCGATTGCAAAGTGGCCGAGTGCGAAGGGCAGCCCTGCCTGTTTATTCAGCGTCGCGACGAAAGCGCCACTAACTGCTGCCTGAAGAATCAGGGCGTGGCGATTGCGGAAACCTTTATCGCAGGTTGAGTTGCGCCGACTGCAGCAGCTCGCGGGTATACACAGCCGTCGGTGACGCAAATAACGTTTCACACTCTCCCTGTTCCACTACCTCCCCCTGACGCAGCACAATAAGCTGGTGACACAGGGCGCGAACCACATCCAGGTCGTGACTGATAAACAGATAACTGAGCTGACGCTGCTGCTGTAAGCGGCGTAACAACGTCAGAATCTGCTTCTGCACCGTGCGATCCAGCGATGAGGTGGGTTCATCCAGTATCAACAGCTCCGGCTCCAGAATCAGTGCCCGTGCGATAGCAATACGCTGTCGCTGACCGCCAGAAAATTCGGCCGGATAACGATGCCGGCTTTCCGCTTCTAGTCCTACTTCCTCCATCACCGCAATCACCCGCTGCGCACTGTTGAGTTCGGGCTGATGCACCGCCAGACCTTCAGCAATGATCTGCTGCACCGTCATACGCGGATTGAGGGAGGAATTGGGATCCTGAAACACCACCTGAATGCGCTGACGCAGCGGCAGAAGTTGCCGGCGCGACAGCTGATGCAGCGGCTGGCCGTCAAACCAGACGTCGCCACGTGAGGAAATCAGCCGCAACAGCGCCAGGCCGGTGGTGCTTTTACCCGACCCGGACTCGCCCACCAGGCCCAGACTTTCGCCCCGCCGCAGGCTGAAACTCAGCCCGGAAAGCACCTGCTTTTCGCCGGTCTGCCGCCGGAACAGTCCGCGCCGCTGCGCAAAACTGACCTGAAGCTGTTCGACCCGAAGAATGACCGGCGCGTCTGCGGGTAGCGGCAGCGCTTTTCCTTCCGGCTCCGCAGCCAGCAACTGCTGGCTGTAAGGATGTTGCGGCTGGTTCAGCAGTATCTGGCTGCGATTCTGTTCCACGATGTGACCCTGACGCATCACGCTGACGTTATCCGCCAGCTGACGCACGATGTTCAGGTTATGGGTGATAAACAGCATGCCCATATTCAGCTCCCGCTGCAGTTCACGCAGCAGCGCCAGAATCTGCGCCTGTACCGTCACATCCAGTGCAGTGGTCGGCTCATCGGCAATCAGCAACTGCGGCTCGGTCAGCAGCGCCATGGCGATCATCACCCGCTGGCGTTCTCCGCCGGAAAGCTGGTGGGGGAAATCGTTGAGCCGGGTAGCGGGCTGACGGATACCGACCCGATCAAGTACGCTGAGAATCTCACCGCGTGCCGCCGGGCGACGCAGCCCGCGATGCAGCGACAGCACTTCAACCAGCTGTTTCTCCACGGTGTGCAGCGGATTCAGCGATACCATCGGCTCCTGAAAAATCATCGCAATCTGGTTGCCGCGAATCGCGCGCAGACGCTGTTCGCGGGCGCGCAGCAGATCTTCACCGTTAAACAGAATCTCTCCACGGGGATAAACTACCGCCGCCTCATGCAGCAGTCGCATCACCGACAGCGCCGTAACGCTCTTCCCGGAACCCGACTCGCCCACCAGCGCCAGCGTTTCGCCCGCGTCAATGCGCAGTGAAACGTCATTCACGACCTGGCGAAGCTGCTCGCCCTGACGAAAGGCGACCGAGAGATGATTGATGGCAAGCAGTGGCGTTGTCATTCAGGCTCCTTTGCCCGGATCAAAGGCGTCGCGCACCGCTTCGCCGATAAAAATCAGCAGCGAGAGCAGGATCGCCAGGGTGAAAAAGCCCGCCAGGCCCAGCCAGGGTGCCTGAAGATTATTTTTGCCCTGCAGCAGTAACTCGCCCAGCGAAGGCGAACCCAGCGGCAGACCAAAGCCCAGGAAGTCGAGGGAGGTGAGCGTGGTAATTGATCCGCACAAAATAAAGGGCAGAAAGGTCAGGGTAGCCACCATCGCGTTAGGCAGCATGTGACGCAGCATAATCCGGCCATCGCTGACGCCCAGCGCCTGTGCTGCGCGGATGTAATCAAAGTTTCGGGTTCGCAAAAACTCGGCCCGGACCACGCTCACCAGGCTCATCCAGCCGAACGCGACGGTGACCAGCAGCAGCCACCAGAAACCGGGCTGAATGACGCTGGAGAGGAGGATCAACAGAAACAGCGCAGGCATGCCGGACCAGACCTCAATCATCCGCTGCCCGATCAGGTCAATCCTGCCGCCGAAATAACCCTGCACCGCACCGACCACAATCCCGATGACGCTGGAGATAAGTGTCAGCAGTACGCCGAACAGCAGGGAGATGCGCGTGCCATAGAGCAGACGAGCCAGTACGTCGCCGCCGTTGGCGTCCGTGCCGAGCCAGTTCTGCGCAGAGGGCGGAGAGGGGAACGGTACCTCGGTGGCAAAATTGATGGTGCTGTCGCTGAAGCGAATCGGAGCCCATAAAGCCCAGCCGTTCTGCGCAATGCGCTGCCGCAGCCAGGGATCCTGATAATCCGCCGCTGTCGCCAGTACGCCGCCATAGTCGGTTTCGCTGTAGTCAAACAGCAGCGGCACCGTCCAGCGCTGCTGGTAATGCACCAGCAGCGGCTTGTCATTGGCGATCAGTTCAGCACACAGCGACAGCAGGAAAATGACCAGAAAGATCCACAGTGACCAGTAGCCGCGCCGGTTATGGCGAAAGCGCTGCCAGCGCTGTTGATTCAGCGGAGAGAGCGTCATGAGCGGCTCCCGAAATCGATGCGCGGATCGACCAGCGTATAGGTCAGATCGCTAAGGATATTCATCAGCAAACCGATCAGCGTGAAAATATAGAGCGTGCCAAACATCACCGGATAATCACGTTGCAGCGTTGCGTCATAGCCGAGCAGGCCGAGTCCGTTGAGCGAGAACATCACTTCGATCAGCACCGAACTGGTAAAGAACATGCTGATAAACGTGGCGGGGAAGCTGGCGATGACCAGCAGCATCGCATTACGAAACACATGGTGATAGAGAATACGGCGTTCCGGCACGCCTTTAGCGCGCGCGGTGACGACGTAGAGCTTGCGGATCTCATCCAGAAAGGCGTTTTTCGTCAGCATTGTCAGCGTGGCGAAGCCGCCAATCACCGTCGCCAGCACCGGCAGGGCGATATGCCAGAAGTAATCCAGCACTTTGCCATACCAGGGCAGGGTGTCGTGCTGCGCAGACGTAAGCCCGCGCAACGGAAACCAGTCGAGGTAGCTGCCACCGGCAAACAGTACGATCAGCATGATGCCGAACAGAAAAGCCGGAATGGAGTAGCCAATGATAATAAACGCGCTGCTCCAGACATCAAAGGCGCTGCCGTTGCGCACCGCTTTGCGGATCCCCAGCGGGATCGAGACCAGATAGATGATCAGCGTGCTCCATAATCCCAGACTGATGGAGACCGGCAGGCTCTCCTTAATCAGCCCGATCACCGAGGCGCTGCGAAACAGGCTGTCGCCAAAATCAAAACGCAGGTAGTTCCACAGCATCTCGCCGTAGCGCTGCCACAGCGGTTTATCGAAGCCGTAACGCTTTTTAATTTCCGCAATCACTTCGGGATCCAGCCCGCGCGCGCCACGGTACTGATTATCGGCGGGATTAAGATGACTGACGCTGGCGCGTGAACTGGCGCTCTCCGCGCCGCTGCCGGGCAGGCCGGTGGTCTGACCAAACTCAATATTCGCCAGCGCCTGATCGACCGGTCCGCCGGGCGCGATTTGCACGATAAAAAAGTTAAGCGTGATGATCGCCCATAAGGTCGGGATAATCAGCAGCAATCTGCGCAGAAAGTATGCGGCCAACGGTCATCTCCTTAGCGTTTGCTGGCCGGCAGGCGTCCGGCTTTGTTTGTGTCGTACCACCAGTTTTCCAGCCCGGTGCTGTAGGCAGGCTTGCGGGCAGGGTGAGAAAACTTATCCCAGTACGCCAGCCGCTGTTCAGCGTTGTACCACATCGGGATCATATACGCATTCCACAGCAGTACCCGATCCAGCGCCTGTGCCAGCGGCCGCAGCGCGGCAGGGTCGCCCTGATGCGCCACAATCTGTTTCACAAAGTGGTCGACGATTGGATCTTTGACCCGCGCGGTATTCCACGACGAGGTGATGTAGTCGGACTGCCAGAGGATCTGCAGACTGGAGGTCGGGATTGGCATCGCCCCATAAACGGTGGCAATCATGTCATAGTCGCCTTCACGCAGGCGCCGCAGGTACTGCGAGCTGTCGATCTGCCGCAGGTTCAGCGTAATGCCGAGCCGCGCAAGGTTGTGCTGCAACGGTAACGCCCAGTCGTTGTTAGAACCGCTGCGCAACAGCAACTCGACGGTGAACGGCTGACCGGTTTTATCGTTAATCAGTCGGCGATTTTTAATCTGCCAGCCCGCCTGTTTCAGCAGGTCAAACGCGCTTAACAGACTGGCGCGGTCATAGCCGCTGCCATCGATTTTGTGCGGCAGGTAAGGCTGGCTGAACAGCGCAGGTGGCAGCTGCGCGCGCCAGGGTTCAAGCAGCGCCAGCTGCTGTGCATCCGGCACGCCGCGGGCCGCATACTCTGTATTCTGGAAGTAGCTGCTGGCACGCTGCCATGCACCGTAATAGAGCGCTTTGTTCATCCACTCGAAATCGAACATCAGTGATAACGCCTGACGCACGCGGCGATCGTGGAATAGCGGTTTTTCATTGTTGAATGCCAGCCAGCGGGTATCGATAGCGGCGTCATTGGGCGCGGTTTCTTTAACAATGCTGCCATTGTCGAAATTGCGACCGCGATACTGGGTCGCCCATTTCTTCGCCGATGTCTCTTCACGCCAGTCGTACGCACCCGCTTTAAAGGCTTCGAACGCCACATTGTCATCCAGATAGTAGTCATAGCGCATGCGATCAAAATTAAAGCGTCCGCGATTCACCGGCAGATCGGCGGCCCAGTAATCTTTTACCCGGCTGAACTCAATAAACTGACCCAGCTTCCAGCGCGTGATGCGATAAGGTCCACTGGAAAGCGGTGGTGCGCTTAATGGCTCGTTAAACTTCTTATCGCGCCAGAACGACTCGGGGATAACCGGTAGCGTCAGTAACCCAAGCAGCAGATCTTTATCCGGTTTCTGTGCCCCGATGCGGACCGTGTGATCGTCCAGCGCCCTGACGGTCACGCCACGGTAGACGACGCGGAACTGAGGCACGCCCTCGGTCATGAACTTCTGAAAGGTGAACGCTACGTCGCGGGCGGTGACTGGTGTGCCGTCATGGAACCGGGCGCGGGGATTCAGGCGGATCTCAATCCAGGTAAAATCGCTGGCGTAGCGGGCTGATTCAGCAATCAGTGGATAATAGCTGCCCGGTTCATCGTCTGAGCTGGTGTACAGGCCGTCATAAAGCGTGCCGGTGTTGATGCCCGGATTGCCGCGTGAGGCGTAGCGGTTAAAGTTGTCGTAAGTGCCCACTACCGCCAGGGTAATGCTGCCGCCTTTTGGCGCGCGGGGGTCAGCGTAATCGTAATGGCTGAAGCCGGGCGGATATTTCGCTTCGCCGGCCTGTGTGAAGGCGAACGTTTGCAGGACCGATGCAGCCAGCAGCGGGGCGCTGAAGAGGCCGCACAGCAGCAGAAATCCTAAGCGAAATAGCATGTTCTCTCCTGTTAAATGTCCGGCGCGATTCGGGCCAGAGAGTCTCAGGCGTTATGACGCCGGAAATAGTCTATCAGCGTTTCCGGTCGCAGCGGACGGCTGAAGATGTAACCCTGCAGATGGGTCACGCCACGATGGATCAGCCAGGCGGCCTGTTCGCCGGTTTCTACCCCTTCCGCCACACTTTTCAGATTCAGTTTCTTCGCCAGCTGCAGCACGGTGTCCAGCACCGGCGAGGTCAGGGTTTCTGTGCCGATGCTCTGGACAAAACCGCGATCGATTTTCAGGTAATCAAACGCATAACGTTCCAGATAGATCAGCGCACTGTGGCCGGTGCCAAAATCATCAATGGCAATATTGATATGCTGCTGATGCAGCCAGTCAAACAGTTCCCCGACGTTTTCATCGCGCACCATGGCGCGCTCGGTAATCTCAAACACGTAATTAAAGTGAGCCGCAGGCATGGTATCAAGCCAGCGCAGCACATCCTGCCGGAAACAGCTGTCAGCCAGATGCAGCGGAGAGATGTTGAGGCTGAGGCAGGCATGACGGGGAATGGTATGACACAGCTGGTGCGCATCACGTGAAACCAACTGAAACAGATGCCGGGTCAGAGGAATAATCAGGTTCTGTGACTCGGCATACTGAATAAACACATCCGGCGGGATCGGGCCTTCAGTCGGATGGGTCCAGCGCAGTAACGCTTCCATACCATAAGGCTGACCATCATGGGAGGTGACCAGAGGCTGATATTCAACGTGAAACTCGCCGCGCTTCATGCCCCGAATCAGCTCTTTCCCCGGACGCTGATAAACAGATAACAGCAGCCAGCAGCCGCCGGAAACCAGCAGTGACAGCAGCAGGCTGCACAGCAGGATATTCTGATAATCACTGAACGCCAGAACCGAACCGAACAATACAAACTTCAGCGGATAGCCTGTCAGCGCCTGCTGATGCAGCGGCGGCGGCAGATTTTTATTTTTCATCACGCCAGGCTGCCAGCTGGTTAAAGCACTCTTTTGCGCCATCAGCGCCATACCGGTAATTTCCGGATGCCCGGAGACCTGCAGCTGGTAGGGAGCCAGACTGATATTCAGCGTCGCGAAGACACCTGACTGCTGACTGCCAGGATTTTTAATCCACAATCCCAGCGCCGGTTTATTTGGCTGAAGCGGCGTGCCTGACATCAGCTGTAGATCGATGTCACGTGAGACATCACTATCAGGTGCGATCACATTAAGCGGCAGGCTAAAACTGCCGGTGGCCGAGGAGCAAAAGGCATTGCCGTCGTTAACCAGCAGGATGGCGCGGAGATTACCGGCAAACGCGGCGCGCGAGGTCAGTTCACGATTAATGGTATGACAGGCAGTGTGGGTGAACGGAAGCAGGGGACTGAGGGTGCTGTTGAGCAGGCTGGAAAGCGTTTGCTGTAATGCTGTGCGGCTGTTCTCCAGCAGTTGCTGATGCTGTCGTTCGCGCTTCTGCCAGGTCTGGTGAAATGACAGGGCGGCAAACAGAAGAAAGAATACGCCACCGGCCATCGCACTACTCCATGCGATTCGGCGAGGATAGGTGGCATGGCGCCTTAGCGCCCCCGACAGTGGCATGAGGAACTTCCCCTGATCAAATTATTATTATGTTATTGCACACGACTGCTTCGGTTTAAGCGACCGAGAATATAACGAGAGTGTCCGAAATGTCTCGTTATTAATCTGAAATACAATGCTTTTATCTGATAAAACGACTGCCGCTAAGAATAAGGCACGAAAAAAAACGCTGCGTAAGCAGCGTTTCATGTTCTCTGGCTGAGAGAAGATCGAAGGTGATAATCAGGTCGGGTTACGACTTAATACACGGCGTCCTTCACGGTAACGCTTTTTCCAGTAGTCATCATTGAGACTGGAGATCATGACGCCGCTGCTGGTGGAGGCATGAACGAAATTGTCGTTACCCAGATAAATACCCACATGACGACCAGTCGAACCGGCACGGAACATCACCAGATCGCCAGGACGCAGTTTACTGCGGGTAATCTCTTTACCGGTGTCCTGCTGCTCAGAGGTCGAGCGCGGTAATTCTAAGCCAAACTGATCGCGGAAGGTGCGTTGTACAAAGGCGGAACAATCGATCCCGCGTTTGGTATCGCCACCGAGGCGATAGCGCACACCTTTCCAGACGGCGTATTGTTCCATGATGCGCGACTTAACGTCGACGTTACGCACCATTTCTTCAAACTCATCCTGAGACGCCTGAAGTAAAAAACCATTGTGGTTGTTAACTTCATGATTCTCGTTATTCGCGTTTTGACTGCTATGGGTACTGCTACAAGCTGAGAGGAGTGTGGCCAGCGCCAGTGCGGGCACGATCCGCAAGATATATCTCAGTATTGGTTGAGACTTGACCATTATTCGGGTTTTCCTTCGATTTCCTTACGACAAAATTGTCGCCAGCCAGATGACAAAACAGGGAGATTAATAAGCGAAACAGCCTAAGACAAATCCTTAATTACTAAAATGTGTTAATGGACACATTTTAACGGTAAAAAATCCGAATTTTCTGCCGCTGTAGCCTCACTGCGACTGAGGTTAACTGATTACAGACGCCGTGGCGAGTGCTTTTAATCAATTTCATATAGGTTTTTTTGATGTGAAATCAAACCGTAACACACTGACTACTTTAGCAACAATTGTGGTGAAATGATGATGAGAACAGGCAGTGAAAGGGGCGTCAATTCAGGGCATAGCCTCTGTTTTTGGAGTTTTCTTAATTGACAGAGGATATTGGTGGCTATTTAACCTGTCAGCAGGGTCATAACCTTTTCTTTTCGTGAATTTAATTAGCAGGCTAATAGTGGTGGGCTGTTTTTTATAAGCGCGGACGGTTAAGACCAGGGCGATTAAATCGTCCGCGCTTAACATTTACGTCACGGGCTTATATTTACCCGGTAATTTGCGATAAAACCAGTTAACCAGCACGTCACTGGCCGGCGTTAATAGCCACCAGCTCAGCCCCACTAATATCACTGACATTGAACCGACGGCAATATCGGTAAACCAGTGTGCACCCGCCATGACGCGCGGCAGTGAAAATATCACCACAATAGCGGCGGCAATTAAAAAACGGCTGAAACCAAAATAACGCCAGATAAAGCAGGCGAAAATAATCAGCATCATACCGTGGTCGCCAGGGAAGCTGTCTTTCGAGGCATCTTTAGCGGGGATACCGGTCAGTTCGCTGACGCGATGCACGTTCTCAAAGAACAGCGTCGGACTGGAGTGTTTCACCGGCAACAGGTGGCCCAGCTGGTTAAGCACCACGGCGGTGAGCAGCATAGTGATGCCGATTGCCAGCATCCGCCGCCGCGCCTGTGGCGTTTCACGTCGCCAGATCGACAGATAAAGCAGGCCCATGGCCAGCAATGACACTGCATCAAAACCACGAAAATTGGTGATGGCGACGATCAGTGCGAACAGCGGATGGCTCACCATCTGATTGTTGAAGCCATAGAATATAGTTTTATCAATGCCGAACCAGAAACCATGTTCTGGCGGCAGATACCACGAAAGAAAGAGCACTACGCCCAGTGCATTAAGCAGCAGGATAGTAATAAGGCGGGTTGCGCGCATAATCAAAACTCATTTAAAAAAAATAACCGCCGACAATACCTGTGTTAGCGTAAACGGCACTTCAACAACGCCGATTGTAGCCGATTCCAGTCAGCCTGCTGAGAATGGATGATCTCAATGCGGCTATCGGGTGGCGGTGTGGCGAGGGTTTCACTCTGCAACTCTTTTGCCTGGCAGTTAATACGCATTGTGCCTTCTGGCGTGCGCATCACACCTTTAACACGATCGACCGCTGCCTGCCGCACCCACTCCAGCAGTGCGCCGCTGTCAAAAAGCGTATCAGCATCAAACAGCCAGCCGCAGGCGCTGTAACCCTGGCCGTGATTCAGCGCCCGACGCCAGCGTGCTTCGCCATCCAGACGTAACGCCGCCAGACCGCTGGTGGGATTTGCCGGATGATGATGATGCGGCAGAGGGAGAGCGCGGGGCTGATACGGCATATCCAGCAGGGAAAGGGGGACCTGACCAAATTCTGTCTGTATTAATGGACGCGGAGGCTGCATCTGCTGCTGCCATTCCGCCAGGCGCTGACGGTCCGCTTCATCCCAGCAATCGCGCTTGTTGGCGATGACAATATCGGCAGCCGCGAGCTGATCGCGGAAATTTTCATTGGCAACGATGCGAGGATCGGCCAGCTGACGCGCATCCAGCAGCGTCAGGGTGGCATTCAGTTGCAGCCACGCCTGATAAACCGGCGCGCTTAACATCTGCAACACCTGACGCGGATGACCCAGGCCGGTTGGCTCGATCAGCAGCCGATCGGGCTTGCTCCTGAGCAGCATATTCAGCCCGACCTGCATCGGCAGGCCATTCACGCAGCACAGGCAGCCGCCGGGGATCTCTTTCAGCGTGGCGCCGCGATCGGCCAGCAGAGCACCGTCGATCCCGATATCACCAAATTCGTTGACCAGCACTGCCCACTTTTCCCCGGCGGGCCTGGCGGCCAGCAGATGGCAGAGCAGCGTGGTTTTGCCGCTACCCAGAAAGCCGGTGATCAGGTTAACGCGTGTCATAAGACCAACTCCTGCCAGAGAATAGCGTGATAATGTAATACTATAACATTATCACGCCAGGCAGAAGGCTACCGGTCAGTCTGCACGACCCATGTAGCGGCGTTCAGCGATATGGATACGGATGCGATCACCATTGCTGAGGTATTCCGGCACCTGGATAGAGAGACCCGTGCTCATGCCGGCCGGTTTGGTGCGGGCACTGGCGGAAGCACCTTTAATGCCGGGAGAGGTATCCACGATTTCCATGTCTACGGTTTGTGGCAGTTCCAGTGCCAGCACCTGACCTTCCATCGTCAGTACGTGAATGCCAGGGATGCCGCCTTCAGGAATAAACAGCAGCTCTTCTTCAATCTGCTCCTGTTTAAAGGAGTAGGGGGTGTAATCCTCATCATCCATAAAAATGTATTCGTCACCATCTATATAAGAGAAGGTCACGCTACGGCGGCTGAGCGAAATTGCATCAATAATCTCGTCGCCCTTGAAGCGCTCTTCGACTTTTAAACCGGTGCGGACATCGGTAAAGCGCATTTTATACAGGGTGGCGGCACCGCGTGCGCTGGGGCTCTGGACATCAATGTCCTTAACCAGCAGCAGTTTACCGTTGTGCGTGACGGCCATCCCTTTTTTGATTTCATTGGCTTTTGGCATTGCTGTTCTCGCTATCTTGAGAGTGAAGTGCGCGCAACGTTACTCGCGCCGGTGAAAACTGGCAATATCATGGATGCGAAATTTTGTGTCAGGCCGCGGCTTTCATGGTAATTAGCGCGGTGGACTGCTATTGTCGCCGCGACTTTCTCTGCCGGAGCACAGCATGCAATGCCGTAGCCAATGCGGTGCCTGTTGCACGGCACCTTCGATCTCCTCGCCGATTCCTGGCATGCCTGACGGCAAGCCCGCCAACACGCCCTGTATTCAGCTTGATAACACACTTCGCTGCAAACTGTTTGGCTCACCACTGCGTCCAGCCGTCTGCGCAGGTCTGCAACCCACACACAGCATGTGCGGAGATTCCCGCCACCAGGCGATGACATATCTGCTGCAACTTGAAGCGGATACCGCGCCCTGAGGCGCTGACGCTGCTGAAATTTCTGGTCCGGTAATCTCTGGTTTACAGCAACCGCGTCAGCCTGTTCACTTTTTATTCGCCTTAACCACCCAGAAGTGTGCGTAACGTCAAAAATCTGTTACGCCATTTGCGCATTTTCTTGCCTCCGGAAAGTTGCTGTACCACAATCCCTGAAACGTTTCAGCGGTGACTGCGCCACCTGTTTTCAACAGTATGGCGTAAAAAAATCCCCACCGGCTGAAACGATTCAATCTCAGCAAGCGAGGAGAATTATGTTCCAGCTCGAATTGCAGGCCATCCATACCGGAGCCAGCGCCCAGAACAAAGAAGAGGCCATTCGTCAGGTTGCTGCCGCGTTAACCGCTGCAGGCAATGTGACGGAAGGCTACGTCAACGGCATGCTGGCGCGCGAACAGCAGACCTCAACCTTCCTCGGCAACGGCATCGCCATCCCTCATGGCACCACCGATACCCGCGATCTGGTGCTGAAAACCGGTGTTCAGGTGTTCCAGTTCCCGCAGGGCATTGCCTGGGGAGAGGATCAGACCGCCTATGTCGCTATCGGGATTGCTGCTAAGTCAGATGAACATCTGGCGCTGCTGCGTCAGCTTACGCATGTTCTGAGCGATGACTCTATTGCCGAACAGCTTAAAACCGCCTCTGCTGAAGATCTTCGTGCGTTGCTGATGGGCGAGAAACAAGCCGCCGAGTTCAGCTTCGACACTTCATTAATTACGCTGAACGTCGCCGCCAGCGATCTGATTACCCTGCAGGCAATGAACGCCGGTCGGCTGCAGTCCGCGGGCGTGGTGGATGCCAGCTACGTCGCAGATGTGGTTTCAACGACGCCGCTGAATCTGGGGCAGGGCATCTGGCTCAGCGACAGCAGCCTCGGCAACCTGCGCAGCGGCGTGGCTATCAGCCGTGCTGAACATGCCTTCGACCATCAGGGCGAACAGGCTGCACTGTTAATCAGCGTGTCGGCGACCGATGAGCGTCCGCTGGAAGTGCTGGGTTACCTCAGCGCATTACTGCAGCAGGGCAAAGCCGATCGTCTTCTGAAAGCCGATGCGGCAGGCGTCTACGCGCTGCTGACCAGCGAAGTCGATGAGCAGGCTGAGGTGCTGACCGCCGAATACACCATCCGTAACGAACATGGCCTGCATGCCCGTCCGGGCACCGCACTGGTCAGCGTGATCAAGCAGTTCAACAGCGACATCACCGTGACCAACCTCGACGGCAGTGGTAAACCAGCCAATGGCCGCAGCCTGATGAAAGTGGTTGCGCTGGGCGTGAAGAAAGGTCA
This genomic window contains:
- the yejF gene encoding microcin C ABC transporter ATP-binding protein YejF, with protein sequence MTTPLLAINHLSVAFRQGEQLRQVVNDVSLRIDAGETLALVGESGSGKSVTALSVMRLLHEAAVVYPRGEILFNGEDLLRAREQRLRAIRGNQIAMIFQEPMVSLNPLHTVEKQLVEVLSLHRGLRRPAARGEILSVLDRVGIRQPATRLNDFPHQLSGGERQRVMIAMALLTEPQLLIADEPTTALDVTVQAQILALLRELQRELNMGMLFITHNLNIVRQLADNVSVMRQGHIVEQNRSQILLNQPQHPYSQQLLAAEPEGKALPLPADAPVILRVEQLQVSFAQRRGLFRRQTGEKQVLSGLSFSLRRGESLGLVGESGSGKSTTGLALLRLISSRGDVWFDGQPLHQLSRRQLLPLRQRIQVVFQDPNSSLNPRMTVQQIIAEGLAVHQPELNSAQRVIAVMEEVGLEAESRHRYPAEFSGGQRQRIAIARALILEPELLILDEPTSSLDRTVQKQILTLLRRLQQQRQLSYLFISHDLDVVRALCHQLIVLRQGEVVEQGECETLFASPTAVYTRELLQSAQLNLR
- a CDS encoding ABC transporter permease, which encodes MTLSPLNQQRWQRFRHNRRGYWSLWIFLVIFLLSLCAELIANDKPLLVHYQQRWTVPLLFDYSETDYGGVLATAADYQDPWLRQRIAQNGWALWAPIRFSDSTINFATEVPFPSPPSAQNWLGTDANGGDVLARLLYGTRISLLFGVLLTLISSVIGIVVGAVQGYFGGRIDLIGQRMIEVWSGMPALFLLILLSSVIQPGFWWLLLVTVAFGWMSLVSVVRAEFLRTRNFDYIRAAQALGVSDGRIMLRHMLPNAMVATLTFLPFILCGSITTLTSLDFLGFGLPLGSPSLGELLLQGKNNLQAPWLGLAGFFTLAILLSLLIFIGEAVRDAFDPGKGA
- a CDS encoding microcin C ABC transporter permease YejB, coding for MAAYFLRRLLLIIPTLWAIITLNFFIVQIAPGGPVDQALANIEFGQTTGLPGSGAESASSRASVSHLNPADNQYRGARGLDPEVIAEIKKRYGFDKPLWQRYGEMLWNYLRFDFGDSLFRSASVIGLIKESLPVSISLGLWSTLIIYLVSIPLGIRKAVRNGSAFDVWSSAFIIIGYSIPAFLFGIMLIVLFAGGSYLDWFPLRGLTSAQHDTLPWYGKVLDYFWHIALPVLATVIGGFATLTMLTKNAFLDEIRKLYVVTARAKGVPERRILYHHVFRNAMLLVIASFPATFISMFFTSSVLIEVMFSLNGLGLLGYDATLQRDYPVMFGTLYIFTLIGLLMNILSDLTYTLVDPRIDFGSRS
- a CDS encoding extracellular solute-binding protein; protein product: MLFRLGFLLLCGLFSAPLLAASVLQTFAFTQAGEAKYPPGFSHYDYADPRAPKGGSITLAVVGTYDNFNRYASRGNPGINTGTLYDGLYTSSDDEPGSYYPLIAESARYASDFTWIEIRLNPRARFHDGTPVTARDVAFTFQKFMTEGVPQFRVVYRGVTVRALDDHTVRIGAQKPDKDLLLGLLTLPVIPESFWRDKKFNEPLSAPPLSSGPYRITRWKLGQFIEFSRVKDYWAADLPVNRGRFNFDRMRYDYYLDDNVAFEAFKAGAYDWREETSAKKWATQYRGRNFDNGSIVKETAPNDAAIDTRWLAFNNEKPLFHDRRVRQALSLMFDFEWMNKALYYGAWQRASSYFQNTEYAARGVPDAQQLALLEPWRAQLPPALFSQPYLPHKIDGSGYDRASLLSAFDLLKQAGWQIKNRRLINDKTGQPFTVELLLRSGSNNDWALPLQHNLARLGITLNLRQIDSSQYLRRLREGDYDMIATVYGAMPIPTSSLQILWQSDYITSSWNTARVKDPIVDHFVKQIVAHQGDPAALRPLAQALDRVLLWNAYMIPMWYNAEQRLAYWDKFSHPARKPAYSTGLENWWYDTNKAGRLPASKR
- a CDS encoding cyclic di-GMP phosphodiesterase, giving the protein MAGGVFFLLFAALSFHQTWQKRERQHQQLLENSRTALQQTLSSLLNSTLSPLLPFTHTACHTINRELTSRAAFAGNLRAILLVNDGNAFCSSATGSFSLPLNVIAPDSDVSRDIDLQLMSGTPLQPNKPALGLWIKNPGSQQSGVFATLNISLAPYQLQVSGHPEITGMALMAQKSALTSWQPGVMKNKNLPPPLHQQALTGYPLKFVLFGSVLAFSDYQNILLCSLLLSLLVSGGCWLLLSVYQRPGKELIRGMKRGEFHVEYQPLVTSHDGQPYGMEALLRWTHPTEGPIPPDVFIQYAESQNLIIPLTRHLFQLVSRDAHQLCHTIPRHACLSLNISPLHLADSCFRQDVLRWLDTMPAAHFNYVFEITERAMVRDENVGELFDWLHQQHINIAIDDFGTGHSALIYLERYAFDYLKIDRGFVQSIGTETLTSPVLDTVLQLAKKLNLKSVAEGVETGEQAAWLIHRGVTHLQGYIFSRPLRPETLIDYFRRHNA
- the mepS gene encoding bifunctional murein DD-endopeptidase/murein LD-carboxypeptidase — encoded protein: MVKSQPILRYILRIVPALALATLLSACSSTHSSQNANNENHEVNNHNGFLLQASQDEFEEMVRNVDVKSRIMEQYAVWKGVRYRLGGDTKRGIDCSAFVQRTFRDQFGLELPRSTSEQQDTGKEITRSKLRPGDLVMFRAGSTGRHVGIYLGNDNFVHASTSSGVMISSLNDDYWKKRYREGRRVLSRNPT
- a CDS encoding phosphatase PAP2 family protein; the protein is MRATRLITILLLNALGVVLFLSWYLPPEHGFWFGIDKTIFYGFNNQMVSHPLFALIVAITNFRGFDAVSLLAMGLLYLSIWRRETPQARRRMLAIGITMLLTAVVLNQLGHLLPVKHSSPTLFFENVHRVSELTGIPAKDASKDSFPGDHGMMLIIFACFIWRYFGFSRFLIAAAIVVIFSLPRVMAGAHWFTDIAVGSMSVILVGLSWWLLTPASDVLVNWFYRKLPGKYKPVT